Part of the Salinimonas lutimaris genome, GCGGTAGAAAATGCCCTGTGGCAGTTTGCCGAGGCAAATACGCCAGCCCGGCGTTGTGGCAATTACACTCAGGCCATGATGGATCTGGGTGCCATGATCTGTACCCGCAGCAAACCTGCCTGTGACTCATGCCCACTGCAGCAGGGCTGTCTGGCCTATGCACAGGGCCGCCAGTCAGAATTTCCGGGCAAAAAGCCGAAAAAAGCTATTCCGGAGCGCAAGGTCAATATGATGGTGTTTATGGAAGGCAACAGCATATTGCTACAACAGCGGCCCTCACAGGGATTATGGGGCGGCTTGTTCGGGTTTATCGAGTCCCAGGAGCCGGCCGAAGACGTAGCCCGTGAGCGCGGTCTGGACGATTTTCAGATAACCTCACTCGCGCCATTTCGTCACACATTCAGTCATTTTCATCTGGATATTTCGCCCTTTGTTGTTTTCAATGGCAAAATGACTTCCACCAGGGTGCGGCAAGAAGCCAGTCAACGCTGGTTTGCGTTGCATGAACCGATTGAAGTCGGGCTGGCTGCCCCCACCAAAAAGATCATAGAACAGTTAAAGCGGACTCTGTAAGCAGGCCGCACAACCTAAAAGGTAAGTAACCATGAGCCGAACCGTTTTTTGCCAGCATTTAAATAAAGAAGCCGAAGGGCTGGATTTTCAGCTGTACCCGGGCGAACTGGGCAAGCGTATTTTTGACAATATCTCCAAAGAAGCCTGGGCTGAGTGGCAAAAAAAGCAGACTATGCTGATTAACGAAAATAAGCTGAATATGATGCAGCCCGAAGCACGTAAATTCTTAGAAGAACAGATGAGCGCATTTTTGTTTGAAGGGCAGGAACCGACTATTGAAGGCTATGTCCCGCCGGAAAAGTAAACAAAAAAAGTCTTTTTGAGTAGTTATTGTGCAAGCAGACAGTTTTTTGAAAAAAAGGTGTTGACGCGGGGCCTGAAAATCCGTTTAATGCACACCCACTGCGATGGTGGCGGCAACGCTACAGCGCTAACCAGTTTC contains:
- the mutY gene encoding A/G-specific adenine glycosylase; translation: MTASFSDQVLAWYDLHGRKHLPWQQDVTPYRVWVSEIMLQQTQVTTVIPYFEKFMSSFPDVQALARAHTDDVLHHWTGLGYYARARNLHKAAIIIAQQYKGEFPGSLDEVMALPGIGRSTAGAVLSLSRGERHPILDGNVKRVLARYYAVEGWPGQKAVENALWQFAEANTPARRCGNYTQAMMDLGAMICTRSKPACDSCPLQQGCLAYAQGRQSEFPGKKPKKAIPERKVNMMVFMEGNSILLQQRPSQGLWGGLFGFIESQEPAEDVARERGLDDFQITSLAPFRHTFSHFHLDISPFVVFNGKMTSTRVRQEASQRWFALHEPIEVGLAAPTKKIIEQLKRTL
- a CDS encoding oxidative damage protection protein; amino-acid sequence: MSRTVFCQHLNKEAEGLDFQLYPGELGKRIFDNISKEAWAEWQKKQTMLINENKLNMMQPEARKFLEEQMSAFLFEGQEPTIEGYVPPEK